The following are encoded together in the Lathyrus oleraceus cultivar Zhongwan6 chromosome 3, CAAS_Psat_ZW6_1.0, whole genome shotgun sequence genome:
- the LOC127130699 gene encoding uncharacterized protein LOC127130699 — protein MSLTIRYVDVSSNYVSIEEPFLGFFNVNDTTGQGFFDVLQDELKILDLDIFDVRGQGYDNGSNMKEKHHGAQKKFLDINPIALYTPCACHSLNLTLCDMANSCPKAKDFFGVVQCIYTICANSTKRWEILKDFREALLEVSEKDLDSKIRSETKSLSTNELGDFDISSKTYNLKKKQFDENLNTPPIELSEEDFFRVNYFLYLVDQAIVSLNKRFEQYQRYESVFAFLFTSQKLLRDILHVVHIGPIDILRFLKDMNFFPNTLIAYRILLTIRVTVASTERNFSKLKLLKSFFQSTVLQERFNGLALIAIENDLLENIPYEDLIEEFASKNARRETSF, from the exons ATGTCTTTGACAATACGATATGTGGATGTTTCTTCAAATTATGTTAGTATTGAAGAACCTTTTTTAGGATTCTTTAATGTGAATGATACAACTGGTCAAGGGTTTTTTGATGTTTTACAAGATGAATTGAAAATTCTTGATCTTGACATATTTGATGTGCGGGGACAAGGTTATGATAATGGGTCAAATATGAAAGAAAAACATCATGGTGCACAAAAGAAATTTTTAGACATAAATCCAATAGCCTTGTATACTCCTTGTGCTTGTCATAGTCTTAATTTGACATTGTGTGATATGGCTAACTCTTGTCCTAAAGCTAAAGATTTTTTTGGAGTTGTTCAATGCATTTATACTATTTGTGCTAATTCTACTAAGAGATGGGAAATTTTGAAAG ATTTTAGAGAAGCTTTACTTGAAGTGTCAGAAAAGGATCTTGATTCTAAAATTCGAAGTGAAACTAAATCCTTATCAACAAATGAACTTGGTGATTTTGA TATATCCTCAAAGACGTATAATTTGAAGAAAAAACAGTTTGATGAGAATTTGAATACTCCACCAATTGAGCTATCTGAAGAGGATTTTTTTAGAGTTAATTATTTTCTTTATCTTGTTGATCAAGCTATTGTATCTCTTAATAAGAGATTTGAGCAATATCAACGATATGAAAGTGTTTTTGCTTTCTTATTTACTTCTCAAAA ATTATTAAGAGATATATTGCATGTAGTACATATTGGACCTATTGATATATTAAGATTTTTGAAAGACATGAATTTTTTTCCTAATACACTCATTGCATATAGAATTTTATTGACTATTCGTGTGACAGTTGCCTCGACAGAAAGAAATTTTTCAAAATTGAAGTTGTTGAAGTCTTTCTTCCAGTCTACGGTGTTACAAGAAAGATTTAATGGATTAGCATTGATAGCAATTGAGAATGATTTGTTGGAGAATATACCGTATGAAGACTTGATTGAAGAATTTGCTTCGAAAAATGCTAGAAGAGAGACTTCTTTTTAA